A part of Variovorax sp. HW608 genomic DNA contains:
- the ybaL gene encoding YbaL family putative K(+) efflux transporter: MPHSVSLINTLAAGFGLALLLGFLAARLKLPALVGYLLAGVIIGPFTPGFVADAGIAAQLAEIGVMLLMFGVGLHFSLDDLLAVRRIAVPGALVQIAVATMLGGALASFWGWDLGAALVFGLSLSVASTVVLLRALENLGILDSFTGRIAVGWLVVEDLAMVLVLVLMPPLATALAGADPGPRTGPIWQTLGLTLLQVGGFVALMLVVGRRLFPWVLWQVARTGSRELFTLCVVAAAVGIAFSAAALFGVSFALGAFFAGMVMRESEFSHRAARESLPLRDAFAVLFFVSVGMLFNPAVLVERPLQVLAVVLVIVVGKSVAACALVLLLRYPLGTALTVSASLAQIGEFSFILASLGGRLGLLPAEGQSLLLAAGLISIATNPLWFSLIAQIQKWLHAHSSLARGLEARDDPLAELPVSTAAKYLSKQVVLVGYGRVGRRIAAALSAHDIPFVVAEQNRELVEKLRAQGMAAVWGDAADPGVLIQAHIARARVLVVATADAINVRQMIEAARTLNPAIETVIRSHNEDEARLLAHELSATVFLGEHELAQAMARAVLK, translated from the coding sequence ATGCCCCACAGCGTTTCACTGATCAACACCCTTGCCGCCGGCTTCGGGCTGGCGCTGTTGCTCGGCTTCCTGGCGGCGCGGCTCAAGTTGCCGGCGCTGGTGGGCTATCTGCTTGCCGGGGTCATCATCGGGCCGTTCACGCCGGGGTTCGTGGCCGATGCCGGCATCGCCGCGCAACTCGCCGAGATCGGCGTGATGCTGCTGATGTTCGGCGTCGGGCTGCATTTCTCGCTCGACGATCTGCTGGCGGTGCGCCGGATCGCGGTGCCCGGCGCGCTGGTGCAGATCGCGGTGGCGACGATGCTCGGCGGCGCGCTCGCAAGCTTTTGGGGCTGGGACCTCGGCGCCGCGCTGGTCTTCGGCCTGTCGCTCTCGGTCGCGAGCACGGTGGTGCTGCTGCGCGCGCTGGAGAACCTCGGCATCCTCGATTCCTTCACCGGGCGCATCGCGGTTGGCTGGCTGGTGGTGGAGGACCTCGCGATGGTCCTCGTGCTGGTGCTGATGCCGCCGCTCGCGACCGCGCTGGCCGGTGCCGATCCGGGGCCGCGGACCGGGCCGATCTGGCAGACGCTGGGCCTGACGCTGCTGCAGGTCGGCGGCTTCGTCGCGCTCATGCTGGTCGTGGGGCGGCGCCTGTTTCCCTGGGTGCTGTGGCAGGTGGCGCGCACCGGATCGCGCGAGCTCTTCACGCTCTGCGTGGTCGCGGCGGCGGTGGGCATCGCGTTCTCGGCCGCAGCGCTCTTCGGGGTGTCGTTCGCGCTGGGCGCCTTCTTCGCGGGCATGGTGATGCGCGAGTCCGAGTTCAGCCATCGCGCCGCCCGGGAATCGCTGCCGCTGCGCGATGCCTTCGCGGTGCTGTTCTTCGTCTCGGTGGGCATGCTGTTCAACCCGGCGGTGCTGGTCGAACGGCCGCTGCAGGTGCTGGCGGTGGTGCTGGTGATCGTGGTGGGCAAGTCGGTGGCCGCGTGTGCGCTGGTGCTGCTGCTGCGCTACCCGCTCGGCACTGCGCTCACGGTCAGCGCCAGCCTCGCGCAGATCGGCGAGTTCTCGTTCATCCTGGCCTCGCTGGGCGGCAGGCTCGGTCTGCTGCCGGCCGAGGGGCAGAGCCTGCTGCTGGCCGCAGGGCTGATCTCCATCGCGACCAACCCGCTGTGGTTCAGCCTGATCGCGCAGATCCAGAAATGGCTGCACGCCCATTCCTCGCTCGCGCGCGGCCTCGAAGCGCGCGACGATCCGCTGGCCGAGCTACCGGTGAGCACCGCTGCGAAGTACCTGTCGAAGCAGGTGGTGCTGGTCGGCTACGGGCGCGTCGGCCGGCGCATCGCGGCGGCGCTGTCGGCCCATGACATTCCCTTCGTCGTCGCCGAGCAGAACCGCGAGCTGGTCGAAAAGCTGCGGGCGCAGGGCATGGCGGCGGTGTGGGGCGACGCGGCCGATCCGGGCGTGCTGATCCAGGCGCACATCGCACGCGCCCGGGTGCTGGTGGTGGCCACGGCGGATGCGATCAACGTGCGGCAGATGATCGAGGCGGCGCGCACCCTCAACCCGGCGATCGAGACCGTCATCCGCAGCCACAACGAGGACGAGGCCCGCCTGCTCGCGCACGAGCTGTCAGCCACCGTGTTTCTCGGCGAGCACGAACTCGCCCAGGCCATGGCCCGCGCGGTGCTGAAGTAG
- a CDS encoding dicarboxylate/amino acid:cation symporter → MTPDAPARKKPAIYQSLYAQVITAVIIGVLLGHFFPAVGESMKPLGDAFIKLIKMLIAPIIFCTVVVGIAGMEDMKKVGKTGGLALLYFEVVSSIALVVGLVLVNLLKPGAGMNVDPASLDTRSIAAYTGPGKMQGTVDFLMNIIPNTVVDAFAKGEILQVLLIAVLFGFALHKFGGRGTLVFDVIEKGSHVLFVIINYIMKLAPIGAFGAMAFTIGKYGVGSLFQLGKLMGTFYLTCLLFIFVVLGSIARFHGFSIWKFIKYIKEELLIVLGTSSSESVLPRMMEKMENLGARKTVVGLVIPTGYSFNLDGTSIYLTMAAVFIAQATNTPMTLMQEITLLAVLLLTSKGAAGVTGSGFIVLAATLSAVGHVPVAGLALILGIDRFMSEARALTNLIGNGVATIVVAKWTDELDEERLQAGLNNETWIEAQEPEELVTAREGKMAT, encoded by the coding sequence ATGACCCCAGACGCACCGGCGCGCAAGAAGCCTGCGATCTATCAATCCCTCTACGCCCAGGTGATCACCGCGGTGATCATCGGCGTGCTTCTCGGCCATTTCTTCCCCGCGGTCGGCGAATCCATGAAGCCGCTGGGCGACGCCTTCATCAAGCTGATCAAGATGCTGATCGCACCGATCATCTTCTGCACCGTGGTGGTCGGCATCGCGGGCATGGAGGACATGAAGAAGGTCGGCAAGACCGGCGGGCTCGCGCTCTTGTATTTCGAGGTCGTGAGCAGCATCGCGCTGGTGGTGGGGCTGGTGCTGGTCAACCTGCTCAAGCCGGGCGCGGGCATGAACGTCGATCCGGCCTCGCTCGATACGCGCAGCATCGCGGCCTACACCGGGCCGGGCAAGATGCAGGGCACGGTCGACTTCCTGATGAACATCATCCCGAACACCGTGGTCGACGCCTTCGCCAAGGGCGAGATCCTGCAGGTGCTGCTGATCGCAGTGCTGTTCGGCTTCGCGCTGCACAAGTTCGGCGGCCGCGGCACGCTGGTGTTCGACGTGATCGAGAAGGGCTCGCACGTGCTCTTCGTGATCATCAACTACATCATGAAGCTCGCGCCCATCGGCGCCTTCGGCGCGATGGCCTTCACCATCGGCAAGTACGGCGTGGGCTCGCTGTTCCAGCTCGGCAAGCTGATGGGCACCTTCTATCTGACCTGCCTGCTGTTCATCTTCGTGGTGCTCGGGTCGATCGCGCGCTTCCACGGCTTCAGCATCTGGAAGTTCATCAAGTACATCAAGGAAGAGCTGTTGATCGTGCTCGGCACCTCCTCGTCCGAATCGGTGCTGCCGCGCATGATGGAGAAGATGGAGAACCTCGGCGCCCGCAAGACGGTGGTGGGGCTGGTGATCCCGACCGGCTACTCCTTCAATCTCGACGGCACCTCGATCTATTTGACGATGGCGGCTGTTTTCATCGCGCAGGCGACCAACACGCCGATGACGCTGATGCAGGAGATCACCTTGCTGGCGGTGCTGCTGCTGACCTCGAAGGGCGCGGCGGGCGTGACGGGCAGCGGTTTCATCGTTCTTGCGGCGACGCTGTCGGCGGTCGGGCATGTACCGGTCGCGGGGCTGGCGCTGATCCTGGGCATCGACCGCTTCATGTCCGAAGCGCGTGCGCTGACCAACCTGATCGGCAACGGCGTGGCGACGATCGTGGTTGCCAAGTGGACCGACGAGCTCGATGAGGAGCGGCTGCAGGCGGGGCTGAACAACGAGACCTGGATCGAGGCGCAGGAGCCCGAAGAGCTCGTCACTGCCCGCGAAGGAAAAATGGCCACCTGA
- the ltrA gene encoding group II intron reverse transcriptase/maturase, whose amino-acid sequence MSLGSESHQKPAGSAGRVGRAQGEARCEPARDESRPARDEQTHWGPEDLLGQALAKRNMAAAWKRVKANKGSAGVDGRTVEQTEGYLKRHWPDIRQSLLLGTYRPSPVRRVQIPKLGGEYRELGIPTVVDRLIQQALLQVLQPVIDPTFSEHSFGFRPGRSAHGAVLLAHSYVQQGCTVVVDVDLEKFFDRVNHDILMERLARRIADKAVLWLIRKYLQAGIMDGGLQLERHEGTPQGGPLSPLLANVMLDEVDRELERRGHNFVRYADDCNVYVKSIAAGKRVLAGLRRCYAKLRLSVNEAKTAVALVWKRKFLGYCFWLSKTTGKVHRDVAAAALQRYRQRVRQLTRRQTGRSFDQIAKDLQAFMPGWKAYFRLTQTPSTFRELDSWLRHRLRAIQLKFWCRGTTVFRELRALGASVDLAAQVAAHARRWWYCSANLVNRVLTNAYFDNFGIPRLC is encoded by the coding sequence ATGTCGCTCGGAAGTGAATCGCATCAGAAGCCCGCTGGTTCAGCGGGGCGCGTAGGCCGCGCACAGGGTGAAGCCCGGTGTGAGCCCGCACGTGATGAATCGCGACCGGCGCGGGATGAACAAACGCACTGGGGGCCAGAGGACCTGCTTGGGCAGGCGCTGGCGAAGCGCAACATGGCGGCGGCGTGGAAACGCGTCAAAGCCAACAAGGGAAGCGCCGGCGTCGATGGGCGCACGGTAGAGCAGACCGAGGGGTACCTCAAGCGCCACTGGCCTGACATCCGGCAAAGTCTTCTGCTTGGAACGTACCGGCCCAGTCCGGTGCGCCGCGTGCAGATTCCGAAACTGGGCGGTGAGTACAGGGAGTTGGGTATCCCTACGGTTGTTGATCGACTGATCCAGCAGGCCCTGCTGCAAGTGTTGCAACCGGTGATCGACCCTACATTCAGCGAGCACAGCTTCGGGTTCCGGCCCGGGCGCAGCGCGCACGGGGCCGTATTGCTGGCGCACAGCTATGTCCAGCAGGGATGCACGGTAGTGGTGGACGTGGACCTAGAGAAATTCTTCGACCGCGTGAACCACGACATCCTGATGGAGCGACTGGCCCGACGCATCGCCGACAAGGCGGTGCTGTGGCTGATCCGCAAATATCTTCAGGCCGGGATCATGGACGGCGGGCTTCAACTGGAGCGCCACGAGGGCACGCCGCAAGGCGGGCCTCTGTCGCCTCTGCTGGCCAACGTGATGCTCGACGAAGTGGACCGCGAACTCGAACGCAGGGGGCACAACTTCGTGCGCTATGCCGACGACTGCAATGTCTACGTCAAGAGCATCGCGGCGGGTAAGCGGGTGCTGGCAGGACTGCGGCGCTGCTACGCGAAACTGCGCCTGTCGGTCAACGAGGCCAAGACGGCAGTGGCGCTGGTTTGGAAACGCAAGTTTCTGGGCTACTGCTTCTGGCTCTCGAAGACCACAGGCAAAGTCCATAGGGATGTGGCGGCGGCAGCGCTACAGCGCTACCGTCAGCGGGTGAGGCAACTCACCCGGCGGCAGACCGGCCGCAGCTTTGATCAGATCGCCAAGGACTTGCAGGCATTCATGCCCGGCTGGAAGGCCTACTTCCGGTTGACGCAGACGCCCAGCACGTTCCGCGAACTGGACAGTTGGCTGCGCCATCGGCTCAGAGCGATCCAGTTGAAGTTCTGGTGCCGTGGAACGACCGTATTCCGGGAACTTCGCGCCTTGGGCGCTTCTGTCGATCTGGCCGCGCAAGTGGCTGCCCACGCCCGTCGCTGGTGGTATTGCAGCGCCAACCTCGTCAATCGGGTGCTGACCAACGCGTACTTCGACAACTTCGGCATTCCCCGGCTATGCTGA
- the phbB gene encoding acetoacetyl-CoA reductase → MSKKVAYVTGGMGGIGTAICQRLHKDGFTVIAGCGPTRDYAKWLAEQKALGFEFHASVGNVGDWQSTVEAFTKAKAEHGTVDVLVNNAGITRDRMFVKMTPEDWSAVIETNLNSMFNVTKQVVGDMVEKGWGRVINISSVNGAKGQAGQTNYSAAKAGMHGFTMALAQELAGKGVTVNTVSPGYIGTDMVKAIRQEVLDKIVGTIPVKRLGEPGEIASIIAWLASEDGGYSTGADFPVNGGLHMH, encoded by the coding sequence ATGAGCAAGAAAGTCGCATACGTCACCGGAGGCATGGGAGGCATCGGAACAGCCATTTGCCAGCGCCTTCACAAGGACGGATTCACCGTCATCGCAGGATGTGGTCCGACCCGGGATTACGCCAAGTGGCTGGCGGAACAGAAAGCCCTCGGCTTCGAGTTCCACGCATCGGTGGGCAATGTCGGGGACTGGCAGTCCACGGTCGAAGCCTTCACCAAGGCCAAGGCCGAGCACGGCACCGTCGACGTGCTGGTCAACAACGCGGGCATCACGCGCGATCGCATGTTCGTGAAGATGACGCCCGAGGACTGGAGCGCGGTGATCGAAACCAACCTCAACAGCATGTTCAACGTGACCAAGCAGGTCGTCGGCGACATGGTGGAAAAGGGCTGGGGCCGGGTCATCAACATCAGCTCGGTCAATGGCGCGAAGGGCCAGGCCGGCCAGACCAACTACTCGGCCGCCAAGGCCGGCATGCACGGCTTCACGATGGCGCTGGCGCAGGAACTCGCCGGCAAGGGCGTGACGGTCAACACCGTGAGCCCGGGCTACATCGGCACCGACATGGTGAAAGCCATCCGCCAGGAAGTGCTCGACAAGATCGTCGGCACCATCCCGGTCAAGCGCCTGGGCGAACCGGGCGAGATTGCCTCGATCATCGCCTGGCTGGCATCCGAGGACGGCGGCTATTCCACCGGCGCGGACTTCCCCGTGAACGGCGGATTGCACATGCACTGA
- a CDS encoding acyl-CoA dehydrogenase family protein, which yields MNFSLTPEQAQIRDAIERVCAPFDADYWLRKDREGGFPDDFHHALAESGWLGIAMPEEHGGAGLGISEVALMMHTIAATGAGLSGASAVHMNIFGLHPVVVFGTHEQKRRWLPPLIQGRDRACFGVTEPNTGLNTLKLKTRAVREGDHYVVHGQKVWISTAQVANKILLLARTTPVGDCKGTEGLSLFYTELDRSTVEVREIEKLGRKCVDSNQVFIDGLRIPIEDRVGEEGKGFGYILHGLNPERILIASEAIGLGRAALKRAAGYANEREVFGRPIGMNQAIQHPLAKSWMELEAAHLMVQKAAWLYDQHLPCGAEANSAKFLAAEACYAACENAIFTHGGMGYAKEYHVERYLREAWIPRLAPVSPQLILCFIAEKVLGLPKSY from the coding sequence ATGAACTTCAGCCTCACGCCGGAGCAGGCGCAGATCCGCGACGCGATCGAAAGGGTTTGCGCACCCTTCGATGCCGACTACTGGCTGCGCAAGGACCGCGAGGGCGGCTTTCCGGACGACTTCCACCATGCGCTCGCGGAATCCGGCTGGCTCGGCATCGCGATGCCGGAGGAACATGGCGGCGCGGGGCTGGGCATCAGCGAGGTGGCGTTGATGATGCACACCATCGCCGCCACGGGTGCGGGCCTCTCGGGCGCGTCCGCGGTGCACATGAACATCTTCGGCCTCCATCCGGTGGTCGTCTTCGGCACTCATGAACAGAAGCGGCGCTGGCTGCCGCCGCTGATCCAGGGCCGGGATCGCGCCTGCTTCGGCGTGACCGAGCCGAACACCGGGCTCAACACGCTGAAGCTGAAGACGCGCGCGGTGCGCGAGGGCGATCACTACGTGGTGCATGGGCAGAAGGTCTGGATCAGCACGGCGCAGGTCGCGAACAAGATCCTGCTGCTCGCGCGCACCACGCCGGTCGGGGACTGCAAGGGCACCGAAGGCCTGAGCCTGTTCTACACCGAGCTCGACCGCTCGACGGTCGAGGTGCGCGAGATCGAAAAGCTCGGCCGCAAGTGCGTCGATTCCAACCAGGTCTTCATCGACGGCCTTCGCATCCCGATCGAGGACCGCGTGGGCGAGGAGGGCAAGGGCTTCGGCTACATCCTGCACGGGCTGAACCCGGAGCGCATCCTGATCGCATCCGAAGCGATCGGCCTGGGCCGCGCCGCGTTGAAGCGCGCCGCCGGCTATGCCAACGAGCGCGAGGTCTTCGGCCGGCCGATCGGCATGAACCAGGCGATCCAGCATCCGCTGGCGAAGTCATGGATGGAGCTCGAAGCGGCCCACCTGATGGTGCAGAAGGCCGCATGGCTCTACGACCAGCACCTGCCTTGCGGCGCGGAGGCCAACAGCGCGAAGTTCCTGGCGGCGGAAGCCTGCTATGCGGCCTGCGAGAACGCGATCTTCACGCACGGCGGCATGGGCTACGCGAAGGAATACCACGTCGAGCGCTACCTGCGCGAAGCCTGGATTCCGCGCCTCGCGCCGGTGAGCCCGCAGCTCATCCTCTGCTTCATCGCCGAGAAGGTGCTGGGGCTGCCGAAATCCTATTGA
- a CDS encoding cupin domain-containing protein, translating to MKPKYLIRSEDVPAYQPANHHHTSNRRLIGADTVGAQQMEVLLGTLHKGGGALPHAHPGIEQACHLLEGSAHVEVAGEAFEMVPGDTCFFPADAMHRFEVTSDTPVKLLVIYSPPYGESPDKVRRPTQD from the coding sequence ATGAAACCGAAATACCTGATTCGCAGCGAAGACGTTCCCGCCTACCAGCCGGCCAACCATCATCACACGAGCAATCGTCGGCTCATCGGCGCCGACACCGTGGGCGCGCAGCAGATGGAAGTGCTGCTGGGCACGCTGCACAAGGGCGGCGGCGCATTGCCGCATGCGCATCCCGGCATCGAGCAGGCCTGCCATCTGCTGGAAGGCAGCGCGCATGTCGAGGTGGCGGGCGAAGCCTTCGAGATGGTGCCTGGCGACACCTGCTTCTTTCCGGCTGATGCGATGCATCGCTTCGAGGTGACGAGCGACACGCCGGTCAAGCTGCTGGTGATCTACAGCCCGCCCTACGGCGAGTCGCCGGACAAGGTGCGCCGCCCGACGCAGGATTGA
- a CDS encoding CaiB/BaiF CoA transferase family protein — protein sequence MTQQANSTRGGPLSGVRVLDMTSVIMGPYATQILAELGAEVIKLESPDGDNMRHVGPMNNPGMGHIFLHTNAGKRSIVLDLKHERGREAALRLAERCDVLISNVRPRAMARLGLDYEALRERHPQLIHVSCCGFDQDGPDAARPAYDDLIQGATGLPWLMQQYGAPEPTYVPTTISDRVTGLHAVYAVTAALYARSRTGEGQAVVVPMFEAMSQFILGDHMAGSTFDPPLGTPGYARLLTPHRKPYATEDGWLCVLIYNDKHWRSFFAAIGESDGLGADPRFATHGARAAHIDAVYAEVARIMRTRSTAAWRALLDAADVPNMPMNSPADLLSNPQLRTTGFLRDAVHPTEGPMHVMAHPTRWSRTPPERESAPAPRLGEHTVALLREAGYSQAAVDELLASGACAAGPSEATLDP from the coding sequence ATGACGCAGCAGGCAAACTCCACGCGCGGCGGTCCACTCTCGGGCGTGCGCGTGCTCGACATGACCTCCGTGATCATGGGGCCGTACGCGACCCAGATCCTGGCCGAGCTGGGCGCGGAGGTCATCAAGCTGGAGAGCCCGGACGGGGACAACATGCGCCACGTCGGGCCGATGAACAACCCGGGCATGGGGCACATCTTCCTGCACACCAACGCGGGCAAGCGCAGCATCGTGCTCGACCTGAAGCACGAGCGCGGACGTGAAGCCGCGCTGAGGCTCGCCGAGCGCTGCGACGTGCTCATCAGCAACGTGCGCCCCAGGGCGATGGCGCGCCTCGGGCTGGACTACGAAGCACTGAGGGAGCGTCATCCGCAACTCATCCACGTGAGCTGCTGCGGCTTCGACCAGGACGGACCCGACGCGGCGCGGCCGGCCTACGACGACCTGATCCAGGGCGCCACGGGGCTGCCCTGGCTCATGCAGCAGTACGGCGCGCCGGAGCCGACCTACGTGCCGACGACGATCTCCGACCGGGTCACGGGCCTGCATGCCGTCTATGCCGTGACCGCTGCGCTCTATGCGCGCAGCCGGACGGGCGAGGGGCAGGCCGTGGTCGTGCCGATGTTCGAGGCGATGTCGCAGTTCATCCTGGGCGATCACATGGCCGGATCGACCTTCGACCCGCCGCTTGGAACGCCGGGCTACGCGCGCCTGTTGACGCCGCACCGCAAGCCCTATGCGACCGAGGACGGATGGCTCTGTGTGCTGATCTACAACGACAAGCACTGGCGCAGCTTCTTCGCCGCCATCGGCGAATCGGATGGCCTCGGCGCGGACCCGCGATTCGCCACGCACGGCGCGCGCGCCGCGCATATCGATGCGGTCTACGCCGAGGTCGCGCGCATCATGCGCACGCGCTCGACCGCGGCATGGCGCGCGCTGCTCGATGCGGCCGACGTGCCGAACATGCCGATGAACAGCCCGGCCGACCTGCTCTCGAATCCGCAGCTTCGCACCACCGGCTTCCTGCGCGACGCCGTGCATCCGACCGAAGGGCCGATGCACGTGATGGCGCATCCGACGCGATGGTCCCGCACGCCGCCTGAGCGCGAATCCGCGCCCGCGCCTCGTCTGGGGGAGCACACCGTGGCGCTGCTGCGCGAGGCCGGCTATTCGCAGGCCGCTGTCGACGAACTCCTGGCAAGCGGCGCGTGCGCCGCTGGGCCCTCCGAAGCGACGCTTGACCCATGA
- a CDS encoding Bug family tripartite tricarboxylate transporter substrate binding protein, which yields MQLFRRAFALLALVSAPPAFAQAYPSMPITMVVPFAAGSGTDAVARIVAKRLGERLKQPVLVDNKAGASAQIGAQFVAKARPDGYTLFMTTNTSHSANPALFANLKYDPIRDFTPVARIGELPFAVVVDAKFPAKSMKELIDYAKANPGKLSYATPNSTSLVASETIRRIAGIDVLGVPYKSSPQALTDLMGGQVQMYVADLGSSMSMIKAGSVRALAVTTQGPVKSLPGVPPVADAVKGFDLTSWNGVFGPAGMPRPVVEKLDIELQQVLAEKEVQAQLAQLGFEVWPSSSPDDFAKYVADQLAHWTTLIKQAGIRQE from the coding sequence ATGCAGCTTTTTCGACGGGCCTTCGCGCTGCTCGCGCTCGTGTCGGCACCACCCGCTTTCGCCCAGGCCTATCCCTCCATGCCGATCACGATGGTGGTGCCGTTCGCGGCCGGCAGCGGCACCGATGCCGTGGCACGCATCGTCGCGAAGCGCCTGGGCGAGCGGCTCAAGCAGCCGGTGCTGGTGGACAACAAGGCCGGCGCCAGCGCGCAGATCGGCGCGCAGTTCGTCGCCAAGGCCAGGCCGGACGGCTACACGCTGTTCATGACCACCAACACCTCGCATTCGGCCAACCCCGCGCTGTTCGCGAACCTCAAGTACGACCCGATCAGGGATTTCACGCCGGTCGCGCGCATCGGCGAGCTGCCTTTTGCGGTGGTGGTGGATGCGAAGTTCCCGGCCAAGAGCATGAAAGAGCTGATCGACTACGCGAAGGCCAACCCCGGCAAGCTCTCCTACGCCACGCCGAACAGCACGTCGCTGGTGGCTTCCGAGACCATCCGGCGGATCGCCGGCATCGACGTGCTCGGCGTGCCCTACAAGTCCAGCCCGCAGGCGCTGACGGACCTGATGGGCGGGCAAGTGCAGATGTACGTCGCCGATCTCGGTTCGAGCATGTCGATGATCAAGGCGGGCAGCGTCCGCGCGCTGGCGGTGACGACCCAGGGGCCCGTGAAATCGCTGCCTGGTGTTCCGCCGGTGGCGGATGCGGTCAAGGGCTTCGACCTCACCTCGTGGAACGGCGTCTTTGGGCCGGCCGGCATGCCCAGGCCGGTCGTCGAGAAGCTGGACATCGAACTGCAGCAGGTGCTGGCGGAGAAGGAAGTCCAGGCGCAGCTTGCGCAGCTCGGCTTCGAAGTCTGGCCCAGCAGCAGCCCGGACGATTTCGCGAAGTACGTGGCCGACCAGCTCGCGCACTGGACCACGCTCATCAAGCAGGCCGGCATCCGGCAGGAGTAG
- a CDS encoding LysR family transcriptional regulator — protein MKLHFLRYFTVLAEELHFGRAADRLAITQPPLSLAIKALEEELGVQLLLRSSKHVELTPAGSAFLEEARQILDRVARASSIALAVASGSRGRLEVGMTGSLVYRGVPAIVQRFNADDHGIELILREMSTAEELQGLLHGQLDAGFLNAFVVPPQLRSLPLIEDEFVLCLPASHRCAGAKAVELNELADERFVMFSREVSPANYDNVVAIFSRAGVHPKTVHAARQWLTIVAMVAEGLGVSLVPRSLARSNVDNVRFVPFTGAPAIAPALLVWNPARMSPALERFIASAAATIEELRKDFRPKRSRMTRRGQAKLIKRSHQR, from the coding sequence ATGAAGCTGCACTTCCTGCGCTACTTCACGGTGCTCGCCGAGGAGCTCCATTTCGGCCGCGCCGCCGATCGTCTCGCCATCACCCAGCCGCCGCTGAGCCTCGCGATCAAGGCACTGGAGGAGGAGCTCGGCGTGCAGCTGCTGCTGCGCAGCAGCAAGCACGTCGAACTGACGCCGGCCGGCTCGGCCTTTCTGGAGGAGGCCCGCCAGATCCTCGATCGCGTGGCGCGCGCCTCTTCCATCGCGCTGGCGGTCGCCAGCGGCAGCCGCGGCCGGCTGGAGGTCGGCATGACCGGCTCGCTCGTCTATCGCGGTGTGCCGGCCATCGTCCAGCGGTTCAATGCCGACGACCACGGCATCGAGCTGATCCTGCGCGAGATGTCGACTGCGGAAGAGCTCCAGGGCCTGCTGCACGGGCAACTGGACGCGGGCTTTCTCAATGCCTTCGTCGTGCCGCCGCAGCTGCGCTCGCTGCCGCTCATCGAGGATGAATTCGTGCTCTGCCTGCCGGCGTCGCACCGCTGTGCCGGCGCGAAGGCCGTCGAGCTGAACGAGCTGGCCGACGAACGTTTCGTGATGTTCTCGCGCGAGGTGTCACCGGCGAACTACGACAACGTCGTCGCCATCTTCAGCCGCGCCGGCGTGCATCCGAAGACCGTTCACGCCGCGCGCCAGTGGCTCACCATCGTCGCGATGGTGGCCGAGGGGCTCGGTGTGTCGCTGGTTCCGCGCTCGCTCGCGCGGTCGAACGTGGACAACGTCCGGTTCGTGCCGTTCACCGGCGCACCTGCGATCGCCCCGGCCCTGCTCGTGTGGAACCCGGCACGGATGAGTCCCGCCCTCGAGCGATTCATCGCGAGCGCCGCGGCCACGATCGAAGAACTGCGCAAGGACTTCCGGCCGAAGCGAAGCAGGATGACGCGCCGGGGCCAAGCCAAGCTGATAAAACGGTCCCATCAACGGTAG